ACTCGGTCTCCCAACTGCAACGGAATTTCTAGATTGTTTGATTAGTCAGTATCTCTACGATTTAATAGCCTGGGGAGCGATCGGCGCCCGCACTAGCGAGAGTCAACAGCATCGTGAAATGGCTTCCGCCATGCCCTGTCCCATCGGTTTCAAAAATAACACAGCAGGCAATCTTCAGGTGGCCATCGATGCCATTCGTGTGGCGCGGGAACCACAAACCCTGTTAACTCAAGATAAACAGGGTGCTATAGCGCTCTATCGTACCCCGGGAAACCCCTGCAGCCATTTGATACTGCGTGGCGGTCGGCAGCCTAACTACCAAGCTACTGCTGTAGCCCTGGCGTGCGAGCAGCTACACGCTTTCCAGCTCCCTGAACGACTCCTGATCGACTGCAGTCATGGTAACTGTCAAAAAGATTATCGACGCCAATTGATGGTAGTTGACGATCTCTGTCAACAGATCCGTGCGGGCTCAAGGGCTATCGCCGGGATCATGGTTGAGAGCTTTTTAGTCGCAGGAAAGCAACCCGCCAGAACGCTGGGCCCGTCAACCTATGGTCAATCGATTACCGATCCCTGTCTAGGCTGGCGAGATAGTGAGCGACTCCTGGCTGCTTTAGCAGAGGCCGTTGCATCCCGTTTCTCAAGGGGCTGAGCGGCAGCTTGCACGCGAATATTGAATTCTGCTGGCAATGACACGCCTCTCCTAGCACACCGGCGTGGTTTTTAATCCTTTCAATACGGCGATGATCTGCTAAGCTGCAACCAGGAAATCAGTCCTATAGAGCACCACGTCGCTTTATATTAAAAATTGCTATTTATAAGGCCATCTGCTATTTATAACGGCCGAATTTTATTCGATGAGTAATCCTATCGGGAGGCCCCTATGACAGACAACCCCACGAGCAAACCCGCCTTGGGCTTGCTCGCTCAGGCTAGTTTACAAGCCTATCAAGCGAGCCCGGGAGAAAGTTATATGAATGAGGCTCAGTTGCTCCACTTTAAAAAGATCCTGGAAGCGTGGCATCAACAACTCCGTGCCGAAGTGGATCGCACGGTCATTTATATGCAAGATGAGGCGGCTAACTTTCCAGATCCCACCGATCGAGCCACTCAGGAAGAGGAATTTAGCCTAGAACTACGCAACCGTGATCGCGAACGCAAATTGATTAAAAAAATTGAACGGACGTTATTAACCATTGAAAGCCAAGATTTTGGCTACTGTACTGCCTGCGGTATAGAAATTGGCATCCGCCGTCTAGAGGCTAGACCCACCGCTGATCTCTGTATCGATTGTAAAACCTTGGCAGAGATCCGAGAAAAACAGCTGACCGGTTAAAATCACCTGCTCTCGTGAGTGATAGCGGTTCTAGGCTGCAGGGCTACAGTCGA
This genomic stretch from unidentified bacterial endosymbiont harbors:
- a CDS encoding 3-deoxy-7-phosphoheptulonate synthase, with the protein product MSITLIAHLITPQALAQQYPLDATVRTTIQQFRTQIQAILAGQDRRLVVVIGPCSIHDVTAALAYAEQLNRLRLRYQESLLIVMRTYFEKPRTLAGWKGLINDPQFDGSTQINQGLQLTRQLLLHINQLGLPTATEFLDCLISQYLYDLIAWGAIGARTSESQQHREMASAMPCPIGFKNNTAGNLQVAIDAIRVAREPQTLLTQDKQGAIALYRTPGNPCSHLILRGGRQPNYQATAVALACEQLHAFQLPERLLIDCSHGNCQKDYRRQLMVVDDLCQQIRAGSRAIAGIMVESFLVAGKQPARTLGPSTYGQSITDPCLGWRDSERLLAALAEAVASRFSRG
- the dksA gene encoding RNA polymerase-binding protein DksA; the encoded protein is MTDNPTSKPALGLLAQASLQAYQASPGESYMNEAQLLHFKKILEAWHQQLRAEVDRTVIYMQDEAANFPDPTDRATQEEEFSLELRNRDRERKLIKKIERTLLTIESQDFGYCTACGIEIGIRRLEARPTADLCIDCKTLAEIREKQLTG